CGGAACCTACAatggccttattctctatgccagtGTCAACTCGTAACACAGCtgtttttcattacttttataaaattccaGTGGAATGATATTccgtatgccaatttctattgtcttaaacgcgaagGAGTGCGTTATGTGCTTGTTACATACTGTCAAAATAATATGTGGCATCGAGAATAAGCTCTAATTTCGTAATTTTTcagtaatatacataatattattctagaCTGCTATATAGGTTTTCTCATTatggaaattaaatttacacTAGATACCTTTTTGACAACTAGCTCAACTTTCGTAGGCACTGGTGCACAGCCTTCCATTCTAACAGCTGCAGTTACATCATCAACTTTACTCATATCTGCATTTGGAGCTTTGTATTGTTCACAATGATCCACCTCGTAAGGTTCGCCcaaaatctaaaacaatttatatacatatttttttacttctaaTTTGGTTAATTCACAATTGTAAATATAGTATTAGCAAGCCAACTATGAGCAATATGTGCACATAATGGTTGTggtacaatatttatatcaatccAGTAATGCAACTGCTTGTAAACAGTTGGTCCTGCACTTGATTTTTCTTTGGTCATATTGATTGCAATGTCACCAGATTCAGCAGTTGAGACTCTATCAGAGCCCTTCTCCAAATAccattttcataaaacaaattgtaGGTCCCATAGAACCTATTATGTTTGATGtacttaaaatactttaaatttctcTTACTTTGATTCCATTTAAATTGTCAACAGCAAGTATTGTTGAACGCTGATCTTCATAACAAAGAAATGCAAACCCTCGTGGTTTACCAGTTGCTTTATCTCTGACCATATTTATGTTAACTATTTCACCAtatctgcaatataaaaaaaatataataatttgtacaattagagaaatattataagaatacaactttttaaatctAGTATAAAAATGGGTAATAAAGCTTAACTTTCTCGttagccaagacagctacatgacatttgcgtgtgtcacgggattataaccttatatactacataataaggttatttttccgtcacatgcgtagctgtttgacaagtcatgacgggttaaggTGTGATATGTTgtgattttatgataaaaaactaacaatatACCTTTTAGTAATCTCtactaaataaacataaaacaatagtaGGTATTTTAGTTATTACAATGACCTGAGCCTAGCTTCCATctgaaattattacatattttatgtttcctATACTTACTGTGAAAATACACAGATGACATCTCCTTCAGTTAGATCGTAAGGCAAACCACCTATAAATATCCATGCACTGTCCTTATACTGGTCGTGCCATGAacttttagaattatttgtaagtTCCCGCTCACTGAGTTTGAGCACATTTTAACattgctgtaaaaaaataagaaaaattattaGATTTCATTGATGATAAACAGacaattgaaatttttaaaattgcaatACTTACGTCATAGGATTCATTTTTTCGGATTGTTAACTAAAGTTCAAATTAATTCagcataaataattgtatatcaattcataataaattctataacgCCGCCTTTAAATCAGAACAGGCAGAAGTAAATCTACACCAACATTACCAAAGTATAAGTGAAATGAATTTTGTAACACAGCAGATAAACACCTTTGCAAAAGCATGCAGTAAGCATCACCTATGgagttaataataatgtactacTAACTCCATGGCATCACCATAAGTAAAagacataaacataaaagaatataaattctCGTTAAGACGATCCCTGTGACACCTGTCAAAGTAACGTGTCAGTTGTCACCAATGTTATAATTCGTCCTTataggacaggctatagtcttacgaccatactgcctagtcttacgtatttttGTCACCAATGTTGTCACTGTGTCAGTTAAACTTATAATTGTCTTTGATTCGTGCATGCGGCTCCGTCGGCGTGAAAACGTTTTTCCGATAAAAAGTAAACtctagcactcaggagtaatatagtttcttagacaaaaaatttaaaatcggtCTAGTAGTTTCTGGGGTCGTACTCAAACGTTCCACTCTTGTTGGTAACATAAAGAGAGTTCAGTTCAGCAATATACTTTATGGTGATATTTTTTTCgcatacattatttaatatattttgttatttttggtatCTACactttacttttattactaatttacgtcatataaattctagcacaaaagaaataaaattcggtaaaaatcaacaagttatacgAATTTCGATAGAAGAGAATGTTAAGAAACTAGCAAAGAAGCGCAATACGCGTACGCGACGTCATCAGAAACTAAGAGGTGTGCGAAGAAAAGATATGGAGCGATatattcagatattttcatGTGACCCACTCCTGCACATTccaatattgtaatattgatgTGAATTATTGCCACATTTCTTAATTCTTATTGACAGTTGACACTTCATTGACAACTGACAAGTCGTGTCAACTATCACACGAAGTGAAGTTCTCAATCAAATTAcggaaattgtatatttattttcttttataaagttAGAAATCAGCCAATACTACCTCGTTTTATGTGGTAAATTagctataattattgaaaagaaTGACTACCTCAACTCCTGATGGTGCAGATAATTACGATCAGGTAAATAGTcaaaatggtaattttttttgtatttcaatcataatattgcTAGAAGATTCTGTTTTATACGGGAAATTGCTTTGTCTACAGTTTGATGACGACGATACTGAACAGCAACTGGGTGCAACAGCATCTGGTCGGAAAAGGCTATTTAGTAAGGAATTACGATGTATGATGTACGGTTTTGGAGATGATCAAAATCCCTATACAGAGAGTGTAGACTTTCTAGAAGACTTAGTTGTAGAATTTATTACAGAAACCACACATAGGTAAGTAGAGAAACAAATAGTTATTTCCAACATACATTCATAATTGTTTAGATTACATATTTTGTTCGGTTATCTGTAATCAAACAAGTATTGGCTAGTAGAATTTAATTACGAAGTAAGAGCCGAAAGTTGAAAGaacgtaataatattaatcatggatatttcgccttaaaatttaatatgacttaaattttaaaggcagaaatatccatgattattaattattttacatttttcttcaactgcgagaactaatcactaactagacgtgaatttaaattcttttacttgtcaataatacttgtttagttacccagattaaagtcaaaacaaaatgtatgaaaatgaccTTTATGTATCGCTaagaattaatgtttatttctagaGCAATGAAGTGGGTAGGACTGGTCGAGTACAAGTagaagacataatatttttagtacgaAAGATCCTCGAAATATGCTCGAAGTTAAAGATCTACTTACAATGAATGAAGAGCTCAAAAGCAAGAAAAGCTTTTGATGAAGTCAAATATGTTGGAacgaaattatttaacaatgtttaatattgttttgtttaatgaagacaataaaaaatattgcctgcaatgaatttgatatttttaatgattgatttgactactataaataataatgttttgaaaTTATAGAAGACCAACAGTAACAATGTGACCATGCCAAACAACAGACGCCATGCTTCTAGACTGATGCAAGTAACATGATTTGTTTATGACACATTGCTTTTGTGTATGCACACTACTAATGTGGGTAGTTTAATTTCTGTTTGAAGAATGTGACCTAACCCTTTTTTGATacatacttattaattattaattccatGTATGTACCCTATGATTAAagtaaatcataatttactagcttttgtttctGGCTATGCCTGCATAAAAAAATTTGGACTGCAAGATAACTTTATAGAATGAATAAACCTtgcattatttatgttaaagagagatttaattatatttttatttgctctGGCAGTtaagacaaattttattttattattcatggtCAAATTTTTCATTTGCCTTAATGTGAGTTGACTTAAATAATGTGGACATAGCTTGTACAATAAAACCTGTATGCCATACCATGCCACTCTAAAGTATGGGGTTTAAAGCACATTGAAAAATGTGATATTAAGGTTTTGCTTAGTATCAGCTCTGAATctgaatttgtgcccaatatgtcGCCCAAAACCATCGTAACATAAggtcgcccctatcacatcatagaatGAACTCACACATTTGGCAATaataagcaataataataataaggtgtaatatgtataattttatcacCACTAAGAATTGGAACAGGCTAGGACAGTCAGTCTCTATTTACTTGTCATTATACTATTGTTTTGTCCATTGAAGACATAATTTTTCTgggattaattaaaaaagttaccgATTCATCTGCATTAAAAATGTTTCCGGTTCATAAATTTGAGATAACGCGTGCACATATGACGTATTAACCGGATGACGTATAGTATTCAGcgtgataaaatttatacaaatatgccTCAAGATGTATTGGCCTAAACCAGCATATTATGCAGGTTTTACTGTATGTTCTGTATAATgttccataaaaaaatgtttaacagtTAATCTTATTGTACTCATTTTGGAGttgataaacaaatatataatgttaaagATTTAGATAATTATGTTTGAAATGTCACAATTGGTTTAGTGCTTTAGCTTTATTCCTTAAATTCGTTAAagagaaattgtattttatgtgatTCCTTAGGGTTTAAAAATTTCCATGGTCTATATTAAGTGATAGGAAGAGTTACCATAAGAAATATTTCAATGAAGGTGTATAGTTAGCATTTCCATGAATAGAAAATCTTGATTATTCATACATATTGTGAGAGTTTGCCAGGCATTCCACACTTGCTCTCTTATTTTTAATCATCATGCACACTTGGTACtctactaaaaatatatgttatcgtGACTTGCAATGTTCCAATCAAACCATAAGTAGTTAGTAATGAGTGTTAGTAATTCGACAACATAAAGGAATACTAAATCTTACACTAAATGTTTgattttcagaataacattAGGATTCAAGAAGCTCTCAAGCAAGAGGATCACTTTTGTTTTTAGCTGACATTCCTGTGttacatctaattataataaaaacattgttattaacttttattgtgATGTAAAAAAAGGCTAACACTGTTTTTAACTGACTTTAAAATATAGGAGGCAGTTCTcaattcaaatgtatttttataataaacacaaacaaaaaaatatgtttagtttcatttcatttcatagatTAATTTGTTACCACTggctttttcatttttaaaacattgcttCCTGTGGTATTGTTTAGTACAAAGTACaaacatattcatattattgtCCCAAAAGGTGATCATCAAGTAAAATTGCAAAATCTAAAAGAAATTCAGGTACTCATAAATACCTTCTATATTTCACCaaacaaaatctatactattatataaagctgaaatttgtttgtttgtttgtttgaacgcgctaatctcaggaactaccggtccaaaccgaaaaattctttttgcgttggatagccctttgttcgtggagtgctataggctatatatcatcacgctatacccaataagaacagagcagtaatggctaatctcaggaaataccggtcccaactgaaaaattctttttgcgttggatagccctttgttcgtggagtgctataggctatatatcatcacgctatacccaataggagcggagcagtaatggctaatctcaggaactaccggtccaaactgaaaaattcttttttgcgttggatagccctttgttcgtggagtgctataggctatatatcatcacgctatattcaataggagcggagcagtaatggctaatctcaggaactaccgattcgaactgaaaaatatttttgggttgaatagtcctttattcctggagtgctatagactatatatcatcacgctatgaccaataggagcagagcagtaatggctaatctcaggaactaccggtttcaactgaaaaattcgttttgtgttggatagccctatatttgtggaccgctataagctatatatcatcacgctatgaccaataggagcggagcagtaatggctaatctcaggaactaccggtttt
This DNA window, taken from Manduca sexta isolate Smith_Timp_Sample1 unplaced genomic scaffold, JHU_Msex_v1.0 HiC_scaffold_3361, whole genome shotgun sequence, encodes the following:
- the LOC119192914 gene encoding RNA-binding motif protein, X-linked 2-like, coding for NVLKLSERELTNNSKSSWHDQYKDSAWIFIGGLPYDLTEGDVICVFSQYGEIVNINMVRDKATGKPRGFAFLCYEDQRSTILAVDNLNGIKILGEPYEVDHCEQYKAPNADMSKVDDVTAAVRMEGCAPVPTKVELVVKKVSSVNLISIMRKPI